A section of the Pan paniscus chromosome 7, NHGRI_mPanPan1-v2.0_pri, whole genome shotgun sequence genome encodes:
- the THAP1 gene encoding THAP domain-containing protein 1 isoform X1 translates to MVQSCSAYGCKNRYDKDKPVSFHKFPLTRPSLCKEWEAAVRRKNFKPTKYSSICSEHFTPDCFKRECNNKLLKENAVPTIFLCTEPHDKKEDLLEPQEQLPPPPLPPPVSQVDAAIGLLMPPLQTPVNLSVFCDHNYTVEDTMHQRKRIHQLEQQVEKLRKKLKTAQQRCRRQERQLEKLKEVVHFQKEKDDVSERGYVILPNDYFEIVEVPA, encoded by the exons ATGGTGCAGTCCTGCTCCGCCTACGGCTGCAAGAACCGCTACGACAAGGACAAGCCCGTTTCTTTCCACAA GTTTCCTCTTACTCGACCCAGTCTTTGTAAAGAATGGGAGGCAGCTGTcagaagaaaaaactttaaacCCACCAAGTATAGCAGTATTTGTTCAGAGCACTTTACTCCAGACTGCTTTAAGAGAGAGTGCAACAACAAGTTACTGAAAGAGAATGCTGTGCCCACAATATTTCTTTGTACTGAGCCACATGACAAG aaagaagATCTTCTGGAGCCACAGGAACAGCTTCCCCCACCTCCTTTACCGCCTCCTGTTTCCCAGGTTGATGCTGCTATTGGATTACTAATGCCGCCTCTTCAGACCCCTGTTAATCTCTCAGTTTTCTGTGACCACAACTATACTGTGGAGGATACAATGCACCAGCGGAAAAGGATTCATCAGCTAGAACAGCAAGTTGAAAAACTCAGAAAGAAGCTCAAGACCGCACAGCAGCGATGCAGAAGGCAAGAACGGCAGCTTGAAAAATTAAAGGAGGTTGTTCACttccagaaagagaaagatgaCGTATCAGAAAGAGGTTATGTGATTCTACCAAATGACTACTTTGAAATAGTTGAAGTACcagcataa
- the THAP1 gene encoding THAP domain-containing protein 1 isoform X2, translating into MVQSCSAYGCKNRYDKDKPVSFHKKKIFWSHRNSFPHLLYRLLFPRLMLLLDY; encoded by the exons ATGGTGCAGTCCTGCTCCGCCTACGGCTGCAAGAACCGCTACGACAAGGACAAGCCCGTTTCTTTCCACAA aaagaagATCTTCTGGAGCCACAGGAACAGCTTCCCCCACCTCCTTTACCGCCTCCTGTTTCCCAGGTTGATGCTGCTATTGGATTACTAA